From the genome of Arvicola amphibius chromosome 9, mArvAmp1.2, whole genome shotgun sequence, one region includes:
- the LOC119823294 gene encoding 40S ribosomal protein S25 gives MPPKDDKKKKDAGKSAKKDKDPVNKSGGKAKKKKWSKGKVRDKLNNLVLFDKATYDKLCKEVPNYKLITPAVVSERLKIRGSLARAALQELLSKGLIKLVSKHRAQVIYTRNTKGGDAPAAGEDA, from the coding sequence gccggAAAGTCGGccaaaaaagacaaagacccaGTAAATAAGTCCGGTGGCAAGGCCAAAAAGAAGAAGTGGTCCAAAGGCAAAGTTCGGGACAAGCTCAACAATCTAGTCCTGTTTGACAAGGCTACATACGACAAACTCTGTAAGGAAGTTCCCAACTATAAACTTATTACTCCAGCCGTGGTCTCTGAGAGACTGAAGATTCGTGGTTCCTTGGCCAGGGCAGCCCTTCAGGAGCTCCTTAGTAAAGGGCTTATCAAGCTGGTTTCAAAGCACAGAGCCCAAGTAATTTACACCAGAAACACAAAGGGTGGAGATGCCCCAGCTGCTGGTGAAGATGCATGA